The segment TACATGGTAATGCTGGATGTGTCAAAATGGAGAACTGTTGTAGCAGCGGCGATACTGGGCGCCACACTCTCTTCAGCGCTGGGGAGCATAGTAGGCGGGCCGAGAACGCTCATGGCCTTGGGGCAGCACAAAGTTCTCCCCTTTGGAAAAATTCTGGGGAGTCAGAGTAAAAGCGGCGAACCCCGCGTTGCCACATTTGTCACTGGTGTCATCATCGGTTTGGGTATTTTATTCGGCGATTTGAACACCATCGCACCTCTTCTCACTATGTTCTTTCTCATCACCTACGGTACTATAAACCTAGTGGTTTTGATTGAAAAAAGGCTGGGCATCTCAAGCTATCGTCCCACTTTTAAGGTTCCTATTATTGTGCCTTTCATCGGTTTTACATGGTGTACCATTGCCATGTTTCTCATCAATCCACTCTTTGCCGGGGGTGCTATTGTAATTATCATAGGCGTCTATCTATGGCTAGTTCGTCAAGGACATCAAGCACCCTGGGGTGATGTCCGTTCGGGCATCTTCACAGCCATCGCTGAATGGGCCGTCAGGATGGGTGCCCGCGTACCTTCCAGTCCCAAGTCGTGGAAACCGAACCTTATGGTCCCCGTGGAAGAGCCCACCGCATGGAGGAAAAGAATTATATTTATTCGCGACATTATCTTTCCCCGAGGTAGTGCCCGAATCTTCAGTGTCAGGATTCTTGAAAAAGGGGTGCGCCACAGGGTCGGACAACTTGTTCAACAAGTTTTCAAACGGACGGAGGAGAGTGAAGAATCGAACAAAGAATCAGAAAAACTTGAAAACGAACTGACAGATCTGATTCAGCCTCTGCGGGAAGAAGGACTGCTGGCCGTCTCAACTGTTATTGAAGCAAATCACTTCCTTCACGGCATCAGTGTGGTAACCCAATCTCTGAAGGGGATGCCTTTGCCCCCCAATGTCATGTTCCTTTCCATGAGTGATAATCCCGATAAAGATGAAAGACTGGAGCAACTCATTTCCATGGCAATGAGAGAGGAACTTGGCATTATTGTTTTGAATCTTTCCTCGGAAAGGGGGTTTGGAAGAGAGAAAGATATTAATATGTGGCTGCGCAGTGGATCACCAAACAGGAATCTATCTATCCTTACAGCTATTCAGCTGGAAAAAAACTGGAACGGCAATCTGAAGCTTTTGCGAATGGTGGAAAAAGAAAAAGATATATCAAAGGCGCAGGTAGGTCTTGAGGCAATTGCAAGACGTGGACGATTACCTCACGACTGTGAGAAGCTTATCTTGAGCGGAACTTTTCCAGATGGTCTTAAAAATGGGCCAACAGCGGACATCAATATATTTGGCATTTCAGATGAACTCAGTGTGAGGGAAATGCACACCATTACATCGAAGGTTAAGACAACCTGCCTGTTTA is part of the Candidatus Neomarinimicrobiota bacterium genome and harbors:
- a CDS encoding Na-K-Cl cotransporter yields the protein MATSKRFGTFEGVFTPTILTILGAIMYLRLGWVVGNAGFGGALVIILLAKLVTVTTGLAIASMASNIKIGHGGSYAIISRSLGLEIGGAVGIPLYLSQALGGAMYIIGFTEAWMAIFPHHSPLQVGGIVLAFLLIIALISAKVAMKFQYLIMVLISVSLVSFFMGKGDGAGQISLWGTLESVPFWTVFAIFFPAVTGIEAGAAMSGDLKDPKRSLSVGILSAIGISFVVYVALAFWMDFSVSTESLKSNYMVMLDVSKWRTVVAAAILGATLSSALGSIVGGPRTLMALGQHKVLPFGKILGSQSKSGEPRVATFVTGVIIGLGILFGDLNTIAPLLTMFFLITYGTINLVVLIEKRLGISSYRPTFKVPIIVPFIGFTWCTIAMFLINPLFAGGAIVIIIGVYLWLVRQGHQAPWGDVRSGIFTAIAEWAVRMGARVPSSPKSWKPNLMVPVEEPTAWRKRIIFIRDIIFPRGSARIFSVRILEKGVRHRVGQLVQQVFKRTEESEESNKESEKLENELTDLIQPLREEGLLAVSTVIEANHFLHGISVVTQSLKGMPLPPNVMFLSMSDNPDKDERLEQLISMAMREELGIIVLNLSSERGFGREKDINMWLRSGSPNRNLSILTAIQLEKNWNGNLKLLRMVEKEKDISKAQVGLEAIARRGRLPHDCEKLILSGTFPDGLKNGPTADINIFGISDELSVREMHTITSKVKTTCLFIKDSGQESALA